In Oryza sativa Japonica Group chromosome 1, ASM3414082v1, the genomic stretch CAGTGCtgtactattttcttctggAAATTCTCTTTCTCTGCAATCCTCTCCAAGGTTTTCAAGAGGGGTGCTCTTATCAGATGTCTGAGCAGCAATAGACTTGTCAATCTGAGACAAGTGCTGCATGCTAGCAGATGACTCTAAAAATGAAGCACTCAGTTCTTTTGAGCATGTGCTCATCTTCGTGTTAAAATCAGTGCCATCATCAATAATAACTTTAGTTTCAGAATCATTACCATTTCCATCATTTATTGCATTAACTCCTGCATATGCATCATTTGGTCCTCCATCGATACCACCTTCGACAGATAGCTGGCCCTCTTCATGGCTGAAAATTTCTTCCACCTGTGACTTCTCGCTATTATCTAACCAGGGATCTTTTGCTGCTTCTTCATTACCATGAGATACAAGATCCCCCATTCCGTCCATTCTGTTTTCAGAGTCTTGTATCTGATCTGAATCTTCAACAGAAGTACCATATGTACTAACATGGGTTTCCATCACATTAATGCCCTCCACAAATGCATTcgcttcttctgcttcttcatTTTCATTAGCACTAGCACTTTCCAAAGTAATGTTAGCTTCCCTTTCCAGAGATCCAGATTTTTGAACCACATCTCCTTCCAAAGTAATATAAGCTTTCTCCTCAGTTCCAAATTTCTTAATTTCTTTGTGGATGAGTGATTCTGGAGGTGCTTCAGTTATTCCTATGTTCTTATTCTGCGGGCGTAATTCATCAGAAAAACTAAACATCTTTTCTTTCTCAACAGTTTCGGTCTCTCCATGAGCTGTACTCGAACTTTTCTGGAAATTTGGGGTTTCATAATATTCCACCGACTCTTCTAATTTTGATACTTTCACTTGACTTGCCTTCTTTTCATCAATATTTTCATTACGAAATTCATGATATTCCTGTAATATTTGGCTCTGCATCTCATCAGCACATGGAACCTCAAGTGCCTCTATATTGTTGTTTTCTTTGTTAGATTCTCCTAATGATGTTGTTTCCTTAGTACTAGCATCAGAAGGACTTTTATTACCATTGCAGTGACCTCCAGATATACAAGACTCCAAAGATGCACCGGGTATTTCTGGAGCATGTAGCTTTGAACTATCCACACATGAAATCTCAAATGCCCCATCATCACCATATCGTTCTTGATAATTTTGTGCCCCCACACATTCTTTGAAATGGGTCTCAGTTGACTCTTGGTATGTGGGTTTTTCATTGCTAAAAGAAATTTCTGGAGCAGTAGGAGCCTTGCATCCATCCTCCGTAGAACCTATAGCATATTCTCTCAAATTTACATGTTCCATTCTCAACTCTGCTATGTCACCACCATCCCATGATTTTCCACACCCTACAAAATCCCCTGAAGTGGTTTCTCCTTTTCCTTTCTCAAACTGGCCGAGCTTGCTGGAGGGATTTGTTGTCTGAACATTATCTCCTTCACATGTAACTGAGTTAGTTTTGCATTTCTGGTCAGGGCTAATCAGTACATAAAATTCAGCACCTGATGTCCACTTTCCTAGTTGTTCTAGTTTAGAGCCACTTTGCGCTGTATGCTGAGGCTTCCTTGGTTGTAGAACCCCTTTTTCATTGTGATCACAGTGAGTTAAGTTAACTGCACTGCTGTCTCCATTCTTATTCACCAAAGCTGTCTCCTCATAGGTCTTTTCCTCTTTCACTATCCTTCTCATGGTCAGCTTTTCATCATAAACACGCACCTCTTCAGGTGCCATACTTTCCTTAAGTTCTGTCGATTTTGTGCCTCTATGATGACCTGGCTTCTTTCGAAGTTTAAAACTGTCACCTTTTCTCTCCATCAATTCTTTGGCAGCTTTTAACCGAGCTTCAGCAAACTCCATTGCTTCTTtgatagcagcagcagcagcagctgagtTAGTACTGACTTCAGAATCTCCATTTGCTTTACTTTCCTTTTTATTAAGCAATTTGGATGGTGGCTGTACTTTGATGGGTTGTGTGTGAAGGCTGTTATTTGGGACCCTTAAGAATGGGTAGTCAGGGGAAGGTACGTCCTCACTTGATGCTGAATGGGTGCTTAACCTCTTGTggtaatcttcatcttcacaaTCAGTCTTAGAAATGGGATGACATGTTGGTGTGTGCAGGTTCTGATCAGCCATAGGATCACTACTAGCACTCTTCACACTTGAACTTGATGGGAAAGTCAGGCCCGTGCTTCCTTTTTCACCATTTGCTTTACTTTCCTTTTTATTAAGCAATTTAGATGGTGCCAATAAAGGCGGCTGTACTTTGATGGGTTGTGTGTGAAGGCTGTTATTTGAGACCCTTAAGAATGGGTAGTCAGGGGAAGGTACTTCCTCACTTGATGCTGAATGGGTGCTTAACCTCTTGTggtaatcttcatcttcacaaTCATTCTTAGAAATTGGATGACATATTGGTGTGTGCAGGTTCTGATCAGCCACAGAATCACTACTAGCACTCTTCAGGCTTGAACTTGATGGAAAAGTCAGGCCCATGCTTCCTTTTTCACCATTTGCAAATGTATCACAGTCCACTACTACAACTTGATCCATTGCTGACTTGTTTGAAATATTGCGAGAGTCAACTACATAACTTATCGGAGGCTCCACCATACAAGTAGTCATTTTAACTATATCATCTGGTCTTCCCCTGGTAGCCTTGTTATATGACATACTAAACTGTTTCCCACTatccggaggagaggagattggAGAAAATTCGTCTTCATCAAAGTGTTGGTCATAACCTACAGTTGAATAGTGTTGATGGAGTATAGATGGATCAGCATCTAGTTGGCCAGATTCTTTTCTGACTGATGACCTGTATATATGAAATTATTGGCCATAAGTTTAAAAGTAACATGTGCTTTTGacatattataatgaaaaaagAACTTCAGTCAAGCAAATGTGAAGAAAAATAGCAATAGAATTAGCACAACAAAGCAAGCTATCCACAAGTCATGTTTTTTGCGATATTGTTTCAAATTTTAAGATGAgcttgaaacatttttttttctcttgtatCCTCGTTTATCTCACCTCTTTTCTTCAGCATATACGAATAAACAGTCATGCCAACTATTACCATTCTTAACCTTAAAAACATTAACACCATTAAAATCATGGTAATTTCCCATTACTGTTCACTTGGTTTTATAGCCTTCTTAACTGCCATGATGACCACAATACATCTTGTGAAAAGAAAGAGAGTAGTACTACAATGTGAAGTCCACACCAAA encodes the following:
- the LOC4326602 gene encoding auxilin-like protein 1 isoform X4, which produces MEELAAAAAPPRHRERRRHRRKASSTDAAAAYGDVFGGPPQFAVAFDGVPADYGEVFGGVAASCSIPYLDLPPAAARDDGAGAGAYGEIFGRFDFGDFAEPYEDLLAEAVALAAEIASSSESSRSSVRKESGQLDADPSILHQHYSTVGYDQHFDEDEFSPISSPPDSGKQFSMSYNKATRGRPDDIVKMTTCMVEPPISYVVDSRNISNKSAMDQVVVVDCDTFANGEKGSMGLTFPSSSSLKSASSDSVADQNLHTPICHPISKNDCEDEDYHKRLSTHSASSEEVPSPDYPFLRVSNNSLHTQPIKVQPPLLAPSKLLNKKESKANGEKGSTGLTFPSSSSVKSASSDPMADQNLHTPTCHPISKTDCEDEDYHKRLSTHSASSEDVPSPDYPFLRVPNNSLHTQPIKVQPPSKLLNKKESKANGDSEVSTNSAAAAAAIKEAMEFAEARLKAAKELMERKGDSFKLRKKPGHHRGTKSTELKESMAPEEVRVYDEKLTMRRIVKEEKTYEETALVNKNGDSSAVNLTHCDHNEKGVLQPRKPQHTAQSGSKLEQLGKWTSGAEFYVLISPDQKCKTNSVTCEGDNVQTTNPSSKLGQFEKGKGETTSGDFVGCGKSWDGGDIAELRMEHVNLREYAIGSTEDGCKAPTAPEISFSNEKPTYQESTETHFKECVGAQNYQERYGDDGAFEISCVDSSKLHAPEIPGASLESCISGGHCNGNKSPSDASTKETTSLGESNKENNNIEALEVPCADEMQSQILQEYHEFRNENIDEKKASQVKVSKLEESVEYYETPNFQKSSSTAHGETETVEKEKMFSFSDELRPQNKNIGITEAPPESLIHKEIKKFGTEEKAYITLEGDVVQKSGSLEREANITLESASANENEEAEEANAFVEGINVMETHVSTYGTSVEDSDQIQDSENRMDGMGDLVSHGNEEAAKDPWLDNSEKSQVEEIFSHEEGQLSVEGGIDGGPNDAYAGVNAINDGNGNDSETKVIIDDGTDFNTKMSTCSKELSASFLESSASMQHLSQIDKSIAAQTSDKSTPLENLGEDCREREFPEENSTALEQGQAIGSKMEGDDKDKQSKLNVKDQKYFHLDSYIVPKFTENTTLNFVQKLIDETPDGQRIEGRENVKKTLRETEKEVLHRLDEDKEIYKMEREKEQAKERSRRELEEEKERERERAKDRLAVQRATKEAHERAFAEARAKAERIALERITLARQRASAEAREKEEKATAEAATEKASREARLKAERAAVERATAEARERAIEKAKAAADAKERMERFRSSFKDSFKSTNQDNQLDKQFQKTASNNYERSTDSSNQVEFESALRHKARSEREHRTAERAAKALAEKNMRDMLAQREQAERHRLAEYLDPEVKRWSNGKEGNLRALLSTLQYILGSDNGWQSVPLTDLITATAVKKAYRRATLCVHPDKLQQRGATIRQKYICEKVFDLLKEAWNKFNSEER
- the LOC4326602 gene encoding auxilin-like protein 1 isoform X6 codes for the protein MEELAAAAAPPRHRERRRHRRKASSTDAAAAYGDVFGGPPQFAVAFDGVPADYGEVFGGVAASCSIPYLDLPPAAARDDGAGAGAYGEIFGRFDFGDFAEPYEDLLAEAVALAAEIASSSESSRSSVRKESGQLDADPSILHQHYSTVGYDQHFDEDEFSPISSPPDSGKQFSMSYNKATRGRPDDIVKMTTCMVEPPISYVVDSRNISNKSAMDQVVVVDCDTFANGEKGSMGLTFPSSSSLKSASSDSVADQNLHTPICHPISKNDCEDEDYHKRLSTHSASSEEVPSPDYPFLRVSNNSLHTQPIKVQPPLLAPSKLLNKKESKANGEKGSTGLTFPSSSSVKSASSDPMADQNLHTPTCHPISKTDCEDEDYHKRLSTHSASSEDVPSPDYPFLRVPNNSLHTQPIKVQPPSKLLNKKESKANGDSEVSTNSAAAAAAIKEAMEFAEARLKAAKELMERKGDSFKLRKKPGHHRGTKSTELKESMAPEEVRVYDEKLTMRRIVKEEKTYEETALVNKNGDSSAVNLTHCDHNEKGVLQPRKPQHTAQSGSKLEQLGKWTSGAEFYVLISPDQKCKTNSVTCEGDNVQTTNPSSKLGQFEKGKGETTSGDFVGCGKSWDGGDIAELRMEHVNLREYAIGSTEDGCKAPTAPEISFSNEKPTYQESTETHFKECVGAQNYQERYGDDGAFEISCVDSSKLHAPEIPGASLESCISGGHCNGNKSPSDASTKETTSLGESNKENNNIEALEVPCADEMQSQILQEYHEFRNENIDEKKASQVKVSKLEESVEYYETPNFQKSSSTAHGETETVEKEKMFSFSDELRPQNKNIGITEAPPESLIHKEIKKFGTEEKAYITLEGDVVQKSGSLEREANITLESASANENEEAEEANAFVEGINVMETHVSTYGTSVEDSDQIQDSENRMDGMGDLVSHGNEEAAKDPWLDNSEKSQVEEIFSHEEGQLSVEGGIDGGPNDAYAGVNAINDGNGNDSETKVIIDDGTDFNTKMSTCSKELSASFLESSASMQHLSQIDKSIAAQTSDKSTPLENLGEDCREREFPEENSTALEQGQAIGSKMEGDDKDKQSKLNVKDQKYFHLDSYIVPKFTENTTLNFVQKLIDETPDGQRIEGRENVKKTLRETEKEVLHRLDEDKEIYKMEREKEQAKERSRRELEEEKERERERAKDRLAVQRATKEAHERAFAEARAKAERIALERITLARQRASAEAREKEEKATAEAATEKASREARLKAERAAVERATAEARERAIEKAKAAADAKERMERFRSSFKDSFKSTNQDNQLDKQFQKTASNNYERSTDSSNQVEFESALRHKARSEREHRTAERAAKALAEKNMRDMLAQREQAERHRLAEYLDPEVKRWSNGKEGNLRALLSTLQYILGSDNGWQSVPLTDLITATAVKKAYRRATLCVHPDKLQQRGATIRQKYICEKVFDLLKYPSNF
- the LOC4326602 gene encoding auxilin-like protein 1 isoform X5 encodes the protein MEELAAAAAPPRHRERRRHRRKASSTDAAAAYGDVFGGPPQFAVAFDGVPADYGEVFGGVAASCSIPYLDLPPAAARDDGAGAGAYGEIFGRFDFGDFAEPYEDLLAEAVALAAEIASSSESSRSSVRKESGQLDADPSILHQHYSTVGYDQHFDEDEFSPISSPPDSGKQFSMSYNKATRGRPDDIVKMTTCMVEPPISYVVDSRNISNKSAMDQVVVVDCDTFANGEKGSMGLTFPSSSSLKSASSDSVADQNLHTPICHPISKNDCEDEDYHKRLSTHSASSEEVPSPDYPFLRVSNNSLHTQPIKVQPPLLAPSKLLNKKESKANGEKGSTGLTFPSSSSVKSASSDPMADQNLHTPTCHPISKTDCEDEDYHKRLSTHSASSEDVPSPDYPFLRVPNNSLHTQPIKVQPPSKLLNKKESKANGDSEVSTNSAAAAAAIKEAMEFAEARLKAAKELMERKGDSFKLRKKPGHHRGTKSTELKESMAPEEVRVYDEKLTMRRIVKEEKTYEETALVNKNGDSSAVNLTHCDHNEKGVLQPRKPQHTAQSGSKLEQLGKWTSGAEFYVLISPDQKCKTNSVTCEGDNVQTTNPSSKLGQFEKGKGETTSGDFVGCGKSWDGGDIAELRMEHVNLREYAIGSTEDGCKAPTAPEISFSNEKPTYQESTETHFKECVGAQNYQERYGDDGAFEISCVDSSKLHAPEIPGASLESCISGGHCNGNKSPSDASTKETTSLGESNKENNNIEALEVPCADEMQSQILQEYHEFRNENIDEKKASQVKVSKLEESVEYYETPNFQKSSSTAHGETETVEKEKMFSFSDELRPQNKNIGITEAPPESLIHKEIKKFGTEEKAYITLEGDVVQKSGSLEREANITLESASANENEEAEEANAFVEGINVMETHVSTYGTSVEDSDQIQDSENRMDGMGDLVSHGNEEAAKDPWLDNSEKSQVEEIFSHEEGQLSVEGGIDGGPNDAYAGVNAINDGNGNDSETKVIIDDGTDFNTKMSTCSKELSASFLESSASMQHLSQIDKSIAAQTSDKSTPLENLGEDCREREFPEENSTALEQGQAIGSKMEGDDKDKQSKLNVKDQKYFHLDSYIVPKFTENTTLNFVQKLIDETPDGQRIEGRENVKKTLRETEKEVLHRLDEDKEIYKMEREKEQAKERSRRELEEEKERERERAKDRLAVQRATKEAHERAFAEARAKAERIALERITLARQRASAEAREKEEKATAEAATEKASREARLKAERAAVERATAEARERAIEKAKAAADAKERMERFRSSFKDSFKSTNQDNQLDKQFQKTASNNYERSTDSSNQVVEFESALRHKARSEREHRTAERAAKALAEKNMRDMLAQREQAERHRLAEYLDPEVKRWSNGKEGNLRALLSTLQYILGSDNGWQSVPLTDLITATAVKKAYRRATLCVHPDKLQQRGATIRQKYICEKVFDLLKYPSNF
- the LOC4326602 gene encoding auxilin-like protein 1 isoform X2, whose translation is MEELAAAAAPPRHRERRRHRRKASSTDAAAAYGDVFGGPPQFAVAFDGVPADYGEVFGGVAASCSIPYLDLPPAAARDDGAGAGAYGEIFGRFDFGDFAEPYEDLLAEAVALAAEIASSSESSRSSVRKESGQLDADPSILHQHYSTVGYDQHFDEDEFSPISSPPDSGKQFSMSYNKATRGRPDDIVKMTTCMVEPPISYVVDSRNISNKSAMDQVVVVDCDTFANGEKGSMGLTFPSSSSLKSASSDSVADQNLHTPICHPISKNDCEDEDYHKRLSTHSASSEEVPSPDYPFLRVSNNSLHTQPIKVQPPLLAPSKLLNKKESKANGEKGSTGLTFPSSSSVKSASSDPMADQNLHTPTCHPISKTDCEDEDYHKRLSTHSASSEDVPSPDYPFLRVPNNSLHTQPIKVQPPSKLLNKKESKANGDSEVSTNSAAAAAAIKEAMEFAEARLKAAKELMERKGDSFKLRKKPGHHRGTKSTELKESMAPEEVRVYDEKLTMRRIVKEEKTYEETALVNKNGDSSAVNLTHCDHNEKGVLQPRKPQHTAQSGSKLEQLGKWTSGAEFYVLISPDQKCKTNSVTCEGDNVQTTNPSSKLGQFEKGKGETTSGDFVGCGKSWDGGDIAELRMEHVNLREYAIGSTEDGCKAPTAPEISFSNEKPTYQESTETHFKECVGAQNYQERYGDDGAFEISCVDSSKLHAPEIPGASLESCISGGHCNGNKSPSDASTKETTSLGESNKENNNIEALEVPCADEMQSQILQEYHEFRNENIDEKKASQVKVSKLEESVEYYETPNFQKSSSTAHGETETVEKEKMFSFSDELRPQNKNIGITEAPPESLIHKEIKKFGTEEKAYITLEGDVVQKSGSLEREANITLESASANENEEAEEANAFVEGINVMETHVSTYGTSVEDSDQIQDSENRMDGMGDLVSHGNEEAAKDPWLDNSEKSQVEEIFSHEEGQLSVEGGIDGGPNDAYAGVNAINDGNGNDSETKVIIDDGTDFNTKMSTCSKELSASFLESSASMQHLSQIDKSIAAQTSDKSTPLENLGEDCREREFPEENSTALEQGQAIGSKMEGDDKDKQSKLNVKDQKYFHLDSYIVPKFTENTTLNFVQKLIDETPDGQRIEGRENVKKTLRETEKEVLHRLDEDKEIYKMEREKEQAKERSRRELEEEKERERERAKDRLAVQRATKEAHERAFAEARAKAERIALERITLARQRASAEAREKEEKATAEAATEKASREARLKAERAAVERATAEARERAIEKAKAAADAKERMERFRSSFKDSFKSTNQDNQLDKQFQKTASNNYERSTDSSNQVEFESALRHKARSEREHRTAERAAKALAEKNMRDMLAQREQAERHRLAEYLDPEVKRWSNGKEGNLRALLSTLQYILGSDNGWQSVPLTDLITATAVKKAYRRATLCVHPDKLQQRGATIRQKYICEKVFDLLKAVSKQLLTWILKAIIIEIYAAALCLTNLIVTQDFICLLLFIWSSMVLTSAVCAQLSTCFPVFG
- the LOC4326602 gene encoding auxilin-like protein 1 isoform X3, with translation MEELAAAAAPPRHRERRRHRRKASSTDAAAAYGDVFGGPPQFAVAFDGVPADYGEVFGGVAASCSIPYLDLPPAAARDDGAGAGAYGEIFGRFDFGDFAEPYEDLLAEAVALAAEIASSSESSRSSVRKESGQLDADPSILHQHYSTVGYDQHFDEDEFSPISSPPDSGKQFSMSYNKATRGRPDDIVKMTTCMVEPPISYVVDSRNISNKSAMDQVVVVDCDTFANGEKGSMGLTFPSSSSLKSASSDSVADQNLHTPICHPISKNDCEDEDYHKRLSTHSASSEEVPSPDYPFLRVSNNSLHTQPIKVQPPLLAPSKLLNKKESKANGEKGSTGLTFPSSSSVKSASSDPMADQNLHTPTCHPISKTDCEDEDYHKRLSTHSASSEDVPSPDYPFLRVPNNSLHTQPIKVQPPSKLLNKKESKANGDSEVSTNSAAAAAAIKEAMEFAEARLKAAKELMERKGDSFKLRKKPGHHRGTKSTELKESMAPEEVRVYDEKLTMRRIVKEEKTYEETALVNKNGDSSAVNLTHCDHNEKGVLQPRKPQHTAQSGSKLEQLGKWTSGAEFYVLISPDQKCKTNSVTCEGDNVQTTNPSSKLGQFEKGKGETTSGDFVGCGKSWDGGDIAELRMEHVNLREYAIGSTEDGCKAPTAPEISFSNEKPTYQESTETHFKECVGAQNYQERYGDDGAFEISCVDSSKLHAPEIPGASLESCISGGHCNGNKSPSDASTKETTSLGESNKENNNIEALEVPCADEMQSQILQEYHEFRNENIDEKKASQVKVSKLEESVEYYETPNFQKSSSTAHGETETVEKEKMFSFSDELRPQNKNIGITEAPPESLIHKEIKKFGTEEKAYITLEGDVVQKSGSLEREANITLESASANENEEAEEANAFVEGINVMETHVSTYGTSVEDSDQIQDSENRMDGMGDLVSHGNEEAAKDPWLDNSEKSQVEEIFSHEEGQLSVEGGIDGGPNDAYAGVNAINDGNGNDSETKVIIDDGTDFNTKMSTCSKELSASFLESSASMQHLSQIDKSIAAQTSDKSTPLENLGEDCREREFPEENSTALEQGQAIGSKMEGDDKDKQSKLNVKDQKYFHLDSYIVPKFTENTTLNFVQKLIDETPDGQRIEGRENVKKTLRETEKEVLHRLDEDKEIYKMEREKEQAKERSRRELEEEKERERERAKDRLAVQRATKEAHERAFAEARAKAERIALERITLARQRASAEAREKEEKATAEAATEKASREARLKAERAAVERATAEARERAIEKAKAAADAKERMERFRSSFKDSFKSTNQDNQLDKQFQKTASNNYERSTDSSNQVVEFESALRHKARSEREHRTAERAAKALAEKNMRDMLAQREQAERHRLAEYLDPEVKRWSNGKEGNLRALLSTLQYILGSDNGWQSVPLTDLITATAVKKAYRRATLCVHPDKLQQRGATIRQKYICEKVFDLLKEAWNKFNSEER
- the LOC4326602 gene encoding auxilin-like protein 1 isoform X1, with product MEELAAAAAPPRHRERRRHRRKASSTDAAAAYGDVFGGPPQFAVAFDGVPADYGEVFGGVAASCSIPYLDLPPAAARDDGAGAGAYGEIFGRFDFGDFAEPYEDLLAEAVALAAEIASSSESSRSSVRKESGQLDADPSILHQHYSTVGYDQHFDEDEFSPISSPPDSGKQFSMSYNKATRGRPDDIVKMTTCMVEPPISYVVDSRNISNKSAMDQVVVVDCDTFANGEKGSMGLTFPSSSSLKSASSDSVADQNLHTPICHPISKNDCEDEDYHKRLSTHSASSEEVPSPDYPFLRVSNNSLHTQPIKVQPPLLAPSKLLNKKESKANGEKGSTGLTFPSSSSVKSASSDPMADQNLHTPTCHPISKTDCEDEDYHKRLSTHSASSEDVPSPDYPFLRVPNNSLHTQPIKVQPPSKLLNKKESKANGDSEVSTNSAAAAAAIKEAMEFAEARLKAAKELMERKGDSFKLRKKPGHHRGTKSTELKESMAPEEVRVYDEKLTMRRIVKEEKTYEETALVNKNGDSSAVNLTHCDHNEKGVLQPRKPQHTAQSGSKLEQLGKWTSGAEFYVLISPDQKCKTNSVTCEGDNVQTTNPSSKLGQFEKGKGETTSGDFVGCGKSWDGGDIAELRMEHVNLREYAIGSTEDGCKAPTAPEISFSNEKPTYQESTETHFKECVGAQNYQERYGDDGAFEISCVDSSKLHAPEIPGASLESCISGGHCNGNKSPSDASTKETTSLGESNKENNNIEALEVPCADEMQSQILQEYHEFRNENIDEKKASQVKVSKLEESVEYYETPNFQKSSSTAHGETETVEKEKMFSFSDELRPQNKNIGITEAPPESLIHKEIKKFGTEEKAYITLEGDVVQKSGSLEREANITLESASANENEEAEEANAFVEGINVMETHVSTYGTSVEDSDQIQDSENRMDGMGDLVSHGNEEAAKDPWLDNSEKSQVEEIFSHEEGQLSVEGGIDGGPNDAYAGVNAINDGNGNDSETKVIIDDGTDFNTKMSTCSKELSASFLESSASMQHLSQIDKSIAAQTSDKSTPLENLGEDCREREFPEENSTALEQGQAIGSKMEGDDKDKQSKLNVKDQKYFHLDSYIVPKFTENTTLNFVQKLIDETPDGQRIEGRENVKKTLRETEKEVLHRLDEDKEIYKMEREKEQAKERSRRELEEEKERERERAKDRLAVQRATKEAHERAFAEARAKAERIALERITLARQRASAEAREKEEKATAEAATEKASREARLKAERAAVERATAEARERAIEKAKAAADAKERMERFRSSFKDSFKSTNQDNQLDKQFQKTASNNYERSTDSSNQVVEFESALRHKARSEREHRTAERAAKALAEKNMRDMLAQREQAERHRLAEYLDPEVKRWSNGKEGNLRALLSTLQYILGSDNGWQSVPLTDLITATAVKKAYRRATLCVHPDKLQQRGATIRQKYICEKVFDLLKAVSKQLLTWILKAIIIEIYAAALCLTNLIVTQDFICLLLFIWSSMVLTSAVCAQLSTCFPVFG